A segment of the Necator americanus strain Aroian chromosome IV, whole genome shotgun sequence genome:
aaggaagaaattttcgcATGCAGAGGAGAAGGAGCTAAGAACTACTAGCAGTCTAACAGGAAGTGcatagtgaaaaaaaggaaaaagtgaacaaGCTGAATCTCATAGCACAACTAACCGAAAACGTCCCTTTCTTGATGGTTCCATGAGCAATACCCTTGATGATTTCATCGTGAGGTAAATAATTTTCATAAATTATCTTTCCTTCTGCATTTGAAGAGTCGTACGCGGCCATGCTATCCAGAAGTTCGCTTTTCTTCGAATTCAACATTCCTGAACAAGAACTGTTTCGCTGCAGAAAAGATGAAGTTCATTTGGTTCACACGTCCTTCACTTTGAGCTCGCGCTTTCGAAGAGTACATGCTCTTCGAAAGCGCGAGCTCAACGCGTTTAGAAGGTTGAGCTGCAGAGCATAAAGAATgtatggaataaaataaaggatttaTATGTACGTATACATATTCAAGCAAATGGAAACGAACTTTAATATTCTACAAATTAAAGATCCAAGCAGAGTTTTCAatgtgaaaacaaagaaatggtCACTGGACAATAAATGGAAATGTTTGGAGGGGCATCCTTCCCCCTGAAAACAACGAACACTGAGCACGAATATGGTGTCATTGAGGTGTGTTTTCAGCTAGAGAATGAGAGACTTTCATGATTTTAATATGATGGAAAACTTAGAGTAGGCAATTCGGATAAGTACTTAAACAACATAATACatagaaaggaaatgaacCTCAAAGCTGCACCAACTGTTGCACAGAGAGCAACCTTTGAACTATTCCTGAGAGTAATTTGATCAATACCATATCCAAACGgtaaaggtaaaaaaaattagaaactggCTCGAAGACATAATGGAACCATGAAACAACAGAACAGCGAAACACTACGCTCTTTGTTCGCATGATTACAGAGAACAAAGGAGACATATTTCATGGTCCTTAGATTACAAAAATTCCTCTAAATATATAACCTGGAGACTCagcgaaaatgaatgaatgagagcAAGGAACGAAAAAGTATGCGAGGACAGAATACATAAAGGAAATCTGAAGTGATTCAAAGTTATTGGGATAAACCTTTACTGGACTCTGAATGTGAAAAGATGTTAGGAAaactcagaaagaaaaaaagaaaagaaaagaagattcgCTAATATCATCCATAAATGGCGAGAAGAAAAACGGGATAGTAAGAAAACTACCCACCTTCAACGTATTGTTTGATCGTGAAAGTTAGTTCATAATTGCTTCTAAGCCTCGTTGCAACTTCATTTTCGGCACATAAAACAACAGGTATGAAGTCATACTCCAACCAGTGATCCTTTAAGTAATTCGCGCAAACAAATAGCACTTTTTCTCTCCTGAAATTAAATTGTAATACTAAAACCAGCCACTAAAAATTAAGAACTGTACTGCCACGTCATTTGAGTAACCTCTTCGAGTCATTGAGACCTTCTTCGTGTCGGACAAACGTTTTGTGGTGAAACTCGCTCATGAACACAGCAAATCGGGGATCCCTATCTTCATAAACCAATTTGTTGAGTTTTTTGTAGGTTGGAACAGATTTCTGTTTGACATATTCCCATACGTTCTGAGTGATTATGACATTCCTGAAACCAAGCGATTAATGAAGCAGAGAAAATGGTTCGCGCATCTTAGAGGAGTTCCTATTCCAGACAACTCAGATGAGAATTGCTATTTGGAACTTTGCCAACCTTTTACTCGCAGAAAATATGCTGGGATTTTCAAGGAAACGGAAAACGAAAAGCTGAAGACACGTTCCCACCTGAACAATTCCGAGTTGAAAATGTCGATAAATCGCATGAGGACTTCAGCATCCACTATGACTGCGTGGTTTCCTTGGACAATGGAGTTCTCGCCTCCGTTAGCTTCCCTTCCGAGATTATTTATAGATAGAGATGCGCAGAGTTTGCAACTATGAAGCCCACATGAAAGATCATCGCGAAGATATCGTTCACAAGTACGCTGGAAAATCACTGTCTAAGTGGCAGCACGATGGTCTCTCCAATTTGTACCCAGAAGACAAAATAATACGCGAGGTTGATCCAACAAAAAATCTGGAGGACTTCTACGTCTTGTAGAACTACTCAGATTTCGTTCTGTACGAGATCGAATTTCCTAATGTGTCCCTTCCGAAATCCCTtcaaagcagagaaaaaaaaacatggaataaaCTCACCTTCAAGCATCTGTTCTTAATCTTAAAATTTGTAGAGAACACTAATCGATCTACAATACCGCTCTGTTTGACATTTAACTCCATAGTTCAATCTGGAATCAAACGTTGTGTACTCTGCCAGAAAATAACCTGAACAGGCAAAACTGATCCTAATGGATTTCAGATTACCGAACGGATTACCTTTAAACTCGTACGAGATTGTGGATCGCTACATGGTTGCGCATTTTGTGCCGGCGGCTGCGGTGCGGGTCGCGCCGCTGGAGCTCAGAAAACCCTACCTCACCACTATTGGGTTGTTCGGAAAGTAATTGGGacttttaaaaaggaaatttttaaacgCTTGCTCTGAATTATTTCTACCATTattattcgtttttatttgaCATGTATTACAAGTATGTACTTgtgtttcttttgaagaaaaatgcttgaaaaaatttcattcccATTTGTAATTTCAGGATGAATTTAAACACGAAGTGTCAGAAGGAGCCTTTTTTAGcacattttgttcttttgcttCCGTAGTGGCGAAAGAGATGCTGATGCTTCCCACGACATATGTAAAACATATAGTGTTAATGCTTTATTACAGAACACACGTGAAAATTGGTTCACAAAAATTCTGCCAATTTTTCACTCCAAGATGGGCAACATCCCGATCATTGATCATGATTATCTGATGACATTGTTCGAAGCTGACCGTCATGTAATCGTACGAGAACTTTGAGAAGACCAACGCATCCATCGGAACAGTTCACGTGCATCTCGAAAAAATTGGGCTAGTAAAAAAAGCTAGATGTTTGGGTGCCACATCAATTGAAGGAAATTCACTTGATGCAGCGAGTTATTATCTGCGATTTGCACTTCAAACGCAATGAAGACGACCCATTCTTGAAGCGATTAGCAACTGgtgatgaaaaatggataTCTTACAATAATGTTGTTCGTAAACGATCGTGGTCAAAACCGGATGAACCTGCTCAAAGAATCTTCATCAAAAGAAGGTCATGCTATCAGTTTGGTGGGACTACAAGCGTGTGATAGATTTTGAGGTGCTTCCAAAGAACCAGAATGTCAACTCGGAACTCTACTGTTGACAACTGACGAAATTAGATTAAGCAGTTAACGGCTAGAATTAGCGAGCGAGTGTTCCACTAAGACAATACTAGACCACATACATCTTTAGAGACTCGGCAAAAATTATTGGAGTTTGGTTGGGAATTAATGTTGCATTCACCATATAGTCCTGATCTAGCGCCACCCGACTACCACTTATTTTGATCGGTACAGAACTCCTTGAATGGGAAAATCTTTACCGGAAATGAGGATATCAAATCTTATGTAGCCCagttttttgcagaaaaaaaaaccagaagttCTAAGAGAGAGGAGTTATGAAATTACCAGAAAGATACCAAAAGATAATCTAGCAAAATAGAAGATATGTCATTGATTAATGTTCTTtcttcatgagaaaaaaaattgttttggtcTTAAAAATCGCAATTACTTTCCGAAGGACCCAATAATTACAGAGACTGCACTTGGATCTTATCCATGTTAAGGAACGTTGCGTCGTACATCTGAATGTCCAACGGTTTACAGCTTTGACATGGTTTTTAATCTGTTTTGAGCTACAATTTGATACTCGCTTACTTCGAACTTCGCACCTTAACAACTTTCCGAAGTTTCTGAGGTGAACACTTTTCGTGCTCCTTTTGTTTCTGAATGAAAGTGATTAAACACTAATTCTACTTTGTTTCACTGATGATGTTTGCGAAGCAGTGACACATTGAATGAGTCTTATTGCAATATGCAGTGGGACAACATGATTACAACGCAAGAAACTATTCCTGGCAGACTCGAGGTACCTCTCACGTCCTCTGACAATCACCTATTCTTTGAAGCCATTTTGATGACAAATAACCAACATAAGATGTAGGAACTCAAAATTCTGGTAGGTCATACATCTCATCTCTGCATTCGGCGACGATCTGCACTACCACTacgctataaaaaaaaatctggatgaTCCTCTAAGCCGTCCCCTCACAGCACTACTCTACACTCTAGGAATGGTTTATATTCCAAAACCATACCAGTGTGTAACCACTTAACTCATCTTGCACCAATGATTAAAGCTATCACAGTGTAAATGGTACAtaaaactaattaaaaattttcgtctTATTTGAAAATCATAGGCGGTGGACAAAGTATGCGGGGAGGAAGGAAATATGAGAACTCCCTAACTGATAAAATTCTGGTAGTATAACATAAGTCCCATTTTATTCATCCTATAGCAACACTtatcaaaaaacagaaagtacTGAAAGGATACTTGAGAACGTCGGAAccagaataaacaaaaacgacATCCTATTCAGATCGATTAAAAACTCTTGGACCACCTCTCTTGTACCTCTTCATTTCGTCCGTCACAACGCGGCGCTGGTTTTCAATATCTCGCCTaaaccaaaggaaaaaaatacgaaactaaaagacaaaaaaaaacacgattaAACATCTTATCTAACCTGTCCCTCTCCTtcatgaactctttttctttccacagtTTTTGCATCATGTATGCATCATCATCAAGATAAGGAACTTCGTATTCCTTATTCTTTTCATTGGGAGGCTCGAGGTGCTCCTCTGCTtgtttcctggaaaaaatatttttccgaCTAAAGGCGAATCACGAGgtaatcaaaataaattgagGTAAACATACTTGTATGTGAATCCCATAAAAGATGTTACAGTTCGAATAGGTGGATCTGCACCCTGCCCTGTTTCTAGACGATAGAATGCATCATTTCGTTCATGCACAACAGTCTCTATGTTTTTCATAgtctaaaaaattaatttctaagAGAGAAGTGTTCAATAAGGAgagttccgaaaaaaaaaaactgagaggATGCAATCGGAAAGAAATGTCACCTCATTAACTCGATCAATCCTCTCTGGGTTTGGCATGGATCGAGCATGTTCTCTATATGCATTCCGCATGGTCAGCAACATATTACGCTCTTTTAGGCATACATACCTAAACAAAAGTGTAGTTCTTCATTGTATGAGAACAAGAAAAGATAATTCAGCTAAAAGGTCATCTCCATACGTTCGGAAGCAGTTTGCAATCGGGTTAAATCTCAGTGCTTGAAAACaata
Coding sequences within it:
- a CDS encoding hypothetical protein (NECATOR_CHRIV.G14703.T2) is translated as MLRSLLEAAGSLGSLSRTSTRTFSQTATTSNEILRQFFDDEANFGKSELRPKKRPGRAWSEDELRLKSNSDLHKLWYVCLKERNMLLTMRNAYREHARSMPNPERIDRVNETMKNIETVVHERNDAFYRLETGQGADPPIRTVTSFMGFTYKKQAEEHLEPPNEKNKEYEVPYLDDDAYMMQKLWKEKEFMKERDRRDIENQRRVVTDEMKRNKRSTKSVHLRNFGKLLRCEVRNVRRNVP
- a CDS encoding hypothetical protein (NECATOR_CHRIV.G14703.T1), with protein sequence MLRSLLEAAGSLGSLSRTSTRTFSQTATTSNEILRQFFDDEANFGKSELRPKKRPGRAWSEDELRLKSNSDLHKLWYVCLKERNMLLTMRNAYREHARSMPNPERIDRVNETMKNIETVVHERNDAFYRLETGQGADPPIRTVTSFMGFTYKKQAEEHLEPPNEKNKEYEVPYLDDDAYMMQKLWKEKEFMKERDRRDIENQRRVVTDEMKRYKRGGPRVFNRSE